The genomic segment TGTGTATTAGACGGATTTCCTTATGGAATAAATATAGATAATAACTTTATAGAAAGCGAAATGGATAGAAGAAGAGCCAAAAACAATAAACTCTCTACAACAAGACAAGAAAGCGATAAAGTTGAAATATTATCAGGCGTTTTGGATAATATAAGCACAGGTATGCCAATAGCTTCTATTATAAAAAACGAAAACAAAAGAAGCGGAGATTATTCTAATTTAAAAGTATTGCCTAGACCATCGCATAGTGATTATACCGCTATGCTTAGATATGAAGGTTTTAATGATATAAGAGGAG from the Brachyspira sp. SAP_772 genome contains:
- a CDS encoding chorismate synthase, which produces MGSVFGNNLKLSIFGESHGEAIGCVLDGFPYGINIDNNFIESEMDRRRAKNNKLSTTRQESDKVEILSGVLDNISTGMPIASIIKNENKRSGDYSNLKVLPRPSHSDYTAMLRYEGFNDIRGGGHFSGRLTAPLVFAGALAKLALKEKFDINIAGHIKQIY